The following coding sequences are from one Desulfobacterales bacterium window:
- the glmM gene encoding phosphoglucosamine mutase — translation MKKFFGTDGIRGKANEFPITAEIALKIGRSIAHFFSNKSQLNNESLRKKILIGKDTRISGDMLEHALVAGICSMGIDVYLAGIIPTPAIAFLTKKIDAIAGIVISASHNPYYDNGIKIFTNDGYKLTDEQEIEIEKLIFEDFDSKCKTIKNMGKVYNFDEGEEIYANFLIDAVNPNISLKGMKIVVDCANGATYQIVPYIFKKFLADVDAIFISPNGKNINDSCGSEYPSELKKRVIDSNADLGLAFDGDGDRLIAIDGNGKQLTGDHIIAILAKYLKSQGLLKNNIVVSTVMSNLGLDKALRDMDIIHKQATVGDRYVLEEMLKFDASIGGENSGHIILNHHQTTGDGILTALKLIESIKYYNKKLSDFIDIINLCPQIMVNVHVNCKLDLNSFPEIKQEIESGEKELGTNGRVFVRYSGTEPLCRVMVEAFEFDKAKNICESIANIIKDKIGKE, via the coding sequence GTGAAAAAATTCTTTGGAACGGACGGAATTAGGGGAAAAGCTAATGAATTTCCAATAACAGCGGAAATAGCTTTAAAGATTGGCAGAAGTATTGCTCATTTTTTTTCTAATAAAAGCCAATTAAATAATGAATCTTTAAGAAAAAAAATATTAATTGGAAAAGATACTCGTATTTCAGGCGACATGTTAGAGCATGCTCTTGTTGCGGGTATTTGCTCTATGGGGATTGATGTATATCTTGCTGGAATTATACCTACTCCAGCGATAGCCTTTCTTACAAAAAAAATTGATGCAATAGCCGGCATAGTTATTTCAGCCTCCCATAATCCCTATTATGATAATGGTATAAAAATTTTTACAAATGACGGCTATAAACTTACTGATGAGCAAGAAATTGAAATAGAGAAACTCATATTTGAAGATTTTGACTCAAAATGTAAAACAATCAAAAATATGGGCAAAGTTTATAATTTTGACGAAGGTGAAGAAATATATGCAAATTTTTTGATAGATGCTGTTAATCCAAATATTTCCTTAAAAGGAATGAAAATAGTTGTTGACTGCGCAAATGGAGCAACTTACCAAATAGTTCCTTATATTTTTAAAAAATTTTTAGCTGATGTTGACGCTATATTTATATCACCTAACGGAAAAAACATAAATGACTCATGTGGTTCGGAATATCCTTCAGAGCTTAAAAAAAGAGTTATCGATAGCAACGCAGATTTAGGACTAGCTTTTGACGGAGATGGCGACAGGCTTATAGCTATAGATGGAAACGGAAAACAATTAACAGGAGACCATATTATTGCAATTCTTGCAAAATATCTAAAAAGTCAAGGTTTACTAAAAAATAATATAGTCGTAAGCACAGTTATGAGTAATTTAGGTTTAGATAAAGCTTTGCGGGATATGGACATTATCCATAAGCAAGCAACTGTTGGGGATAGATATGTTTTAGAGGAAATGCTTAAATTTGACGCCTCCATCGGAGGCGAAAATTCAGGACATATTATTTTAAATCATCATCAAACAACCGGCGACGGCATATTAACGGCTCTAAAACTCATTGAATCAATAAAATATTACAATAAAAAACTATCAGACTTTATAGATATAATTAATCTATGCCCCCAAATAATGGTTAATGTCCATGTTAACTGTAAACTTGATTTAAATAGCTTCCCAGAGATAAAACAAGAGATTGAATCTGGCGAAAAAGAATTAGGAACAAACGGAAGAGTTTTTGTCAGATATTCTGGAACAGAGCCCCTTTGCAGAGTAATGGTTGAAGCATTTGAATTTGATAAAGCAAAAAATATTTGTGAATCAATAGCCAATATAATAAAGGATAAAATAGGAAAAGAATAA
- a CDS encoding molybdopterin molybdotransferase MoeA, whose translation MPQKDRTKEFFIVKDIDEVLSYNRFFSITSEEYISINDCYERIIAEDITSEEDIPDFNRSTVDGFALKASSTFGASESNASYIKVIGNVEMGKPSNLVIGQGESTKIPTGGMLPSGADSVIMVEYTEPVDEFFIEAYKSVAPGQNMIAIGEDLKKGEIILPKGKKIGVQEIGVLAAIGKTSIKVHKKPLIGIISTGDEIVPQGIKPQFGQVRDINTSTLSAMVKEAGCLTISFGVLKDNFDILFDTALKAIESCDMVLLSGGSSVGTRDLTMDVLSALPESKILVHGISISPGKPTILASVKNKALWGLPGHAVSAMVVFEIIVKPFIEYISGILPQFVEKTIFPAYITRNIASTQGRCDFIRVKIIKQDGDLWVEPVLGKSGLINTIAKADGLIKIDKNTEGIEKGSKVLVYPF comes from the coding sequence ATGCCTCAAAAAGATAGGACTAAAGAATTTTTTATTGTAAAAGATATTGACGAAGTATTATCTTATAATCGTTTTTTTTCTATAACTTCAGAAGAATACATCTCTATAAATGATTGCTACGAAAGAATTATTGCTGAAGATATAACATCAGAAGAAGATATTCCAGACTTTAACAGGTCAACTGTTGATGGTTTTGCACTAAAGGCGTCTTCAACCTTTGGAGCATCTGAAAGCAACGCCTCCTATATTAAGGTAATAGGAAATGTTGAAATGGGAAAGCCATCAAATTTAGTAATAGGCCAAGGAGAATCTACAAAAATACCAACCGGCGGTATGCTCCCGTCTGGAGCTGACAGCGTTATTATGGTTGAATATACTGAACCTGTAGATGAATTTTTTATTGAAGCATATAAAAGTGTTGCTCCTGGCCAAAATATGATAGCAATAGGTGAAGATTTAAAAAAAGGAGAAATTATTCTACCAAAAGGTAAAAAGATAGGCGTTCAAGAAATAGGTGTTCTTGCTGCTATTGGTAAAACAAGTATAAAAGTGCATAAAAAACCTTTAATTGGAATTATTTCGACAGGAGATGAAATAGTCCCTCAGGGAATAAAACCTCAATTTGGCCAAGTAAGAGACATAAACACATCTACTCTTTCGGCTATGGTTAAGGAAGCTGGATGTTTGACCATAAGCTTTGGAGTTTTAAAAGATAATTTTGATATCTTGTTTGATACAGCTTTAAAAGCTATTGAATCATGCGATATGGTGCTGTTATCAGGGGGGAGCTCGGTAGGAACACGAGACCTCACAATGGATGTGCTATCAGCTTTACCTGAATCAAAAATTCTTGTTCATGGAATTTCCATAAGTCCTGGTAAACCAACTATACTCGCGAGTGTAAAAAATAAAGCTTTATGGGGGCTTCCTGGCCATGCTGTATCCGCTATGGTAGTTTTTGAAATAATTGTAAAGCCTTTTATTGAATATATTAGCGGCATTCTGCCTCAATTTGTAGAAAAAACAATTTTTCCTGCGTATATTACAAGAAATATTGCATCAACTCAAGGACGATGCGACTTTATCAGAGTAAAAATCATCAAGCAAGATGGTGATTTATGGGTTGAACCGGTTTTGGGTAAATCAGGACTCATAAACACAATTGCAAAAGCCGACGGATTAATTAAGATTGATAAAAATACTGAAGGTATTGAAAAAGGCTCAAAAGTTTTGGTTTATCCTTTTTAA